The following coding sequences are from one Carassius gibelio isolate Cgi1373 ecotype wild population from Czech Republic chromosome B7, carGib1.2-hapl.c, whole genome shotgun sequence window:
- the LOC127961186 gene encoding 60S acidic ribosomal protein P2-like, protein MRYVAAYLLAALGGKDSPSTGDIKKILDSVGIEADDTRMSKVVSELNGKNLEEVIAQGFSKLASVPSGGAVAASSAAAPSAGGSAAAPAAEEKKEEKKEESEESEDDMGFGLFD, encoded by the exons ATGCGTTACGTCGCTGCTTACCTGCTCGCTGCCCTCGGAGGCAAAGACAGCCCCAGCACAGGAGACATCAAGAAGATCCTGGACAGCGTCGGCATTGAGGCTGATGACACCCGGATGAGCAAG GTAGTGTCTGAGCTCAATGGCAAAAATCTGGAGGAAGTGATTGCCCAAG GTTTCAGTAAGCTGGCCAGCGTGCCGTCCGGAGGAGCTGTAGCTGCTTCCAGCGCTGCCGCCCCGTCCGCTGGAGGATCTGCTGCCGCCCCTGCAG cggaggagaagaaagaagagaagaaagaggAGTCTGAAGAATCCGAAGATGACATGGGATTCGGACTCTTTGACTAA